The proteins below are encoded in one region of Bactrocera dorsalis isolate Fly_Bdor unplaced genomic scaffold, ASM2337382v1 BdCtg350, whole genome shotgun sequence:
- the LOC105224449 gene encoding coatomer subunit alpha, giving the protein MLTNFESKSARVKGLSFHPKRPWILASLHTGVIQLWDYRMHTLLEKFDEHDGPVRSVAFHQQMPLFVSGGDDYKIKVWNYKQRRCIFTLLAHLDYVRTVAFHHEYPWILSSSDDQTIRIWNWQSRNCICVLTGHNHYVMSAQFHPTEDQIVSASLDQTVRVWDISGLRKKNVAPGPGGLEDHLKGHPGATDLFGQADAVVKHVLEGHDRGVNWASFHPTLPLIVSGADDRLVKLWRMNEYKAWEVDTCRGHYNNVSCVLFHPRQDVILSNGEDRSIRVWDMTKRQCLYTFRRDGERFWILTAHPTLNLFAAGHDGGMLVFKLERERPAYAVHGNLLYYVKDRFLRKLDFTTTKDTVVMQLRGGAKSPVHSMSYNPALNAVLICTRTNNLENSTYDLYQIPKDSESQNETESKRSSGITAIWVARNRFAVLDRNQQLVIKNFKNEVTKKIPTFCEEIFYAGTGMLLIRDPEYVTLYEVQRLVSVGCIKLAKCRYVVWSADMSLVALLCKHSVTICDRRLQYLCTIQENCRVKSGAWDDSGVFIYTTSNHIKYAITNGDHGIIRTLDLPIYLTRVKGNQVFCLDRECRTRVLHIDSTEYKFKLALINRKYDEVLHMVRNARLVGQSIIAYLQQKGYPEVALHFVKDEKTRFGLALECGNIEIALEAAKALDDKDCWDRLGQAALLQGNHQVVEMCYQRTKNFDKLSFLYLITGNLEKLKKMNKIAEIRKDVSAQYQGALLLGDVKERVSILKNCGQLSLAYLTAATHGLQEQAEQLENVITQEGNELPVVNPNATLLQPPVPIQQVESNWPLLTVSKGFFEGAMITRAGTSATARQALNANADAAVLDDVGAGDGWGADADLGLGDDGDDEMHDALDEPGTEGVGDEGAGWDVGDDDLVVPEELASKIKASALDNGFYAAPNKGLSAAQHWANHSPLVLDHVKSGSFESAFRLLNDQLGVINFKPFKTLFLQNYTCARTSFTAMPNLQSLTAYPLRNSGETNPKNQRPALGVKLNDLVQRLQAGYQLTTGGKFTEAIEKFHSILLHIPLLVVETKQDIAETQQLLKICSEYILGLKMETERKGMPKSTLEEQKRLCEMAAYFTHCKLQPVHQILTLRTALNMFFKLKNYKTAASFARRLLELGPRPEVAQQVRKILQACEVNPVDEHQLQYEEFNPFNICGISYKPLYRGKPEVTCPFCSAAFDPQYKGNLCTVCEVSQIGKDSIGLRISNLQFR; this is encoded by the exons ATGCTGACCAACTTTGAATCAAAGTCAGCACGTGTTAAGGGTTTATCCTTCCACCCAAAACGACCATGGATTCTTGCCAGTTTGCACACTGGTGTAATTCAACTTTGggattaccgcatgcacacattGCTTGAAAAATTCGATGAGCATGATGGACCGGTTCGAAGTGTCGCCTTCCATCAACAAATGCCACTCTTTGTATCCGGAGGTGATGATTACAAAATTAAAGTATGGAATTACAAGCAACGTCGCTGCATTTTCACTCTCTTGGCTCATTTGGACTACGTACGTACGGTTGCATTCCATCATGAATATCCATGGATTTTAAGTTCGTCAGATGATCAAACGATTCGCATTTGGAATTGGCAATCCAGGAATTGCATTTGTGTGCTTACTGGACATAATCATTATGTTATGAGTGCTCAGTTTCATCCGACAGAAGATCAAATAGTTTCCGCATCTTTGGATCAAACTGTAAGAGTGTGGGATATTTCCGGGCTACGTAAGAAAAATGTTGCACCTGGACCCGGTGGATTGGAAGACCATTTGAAGGGTCATCCTGGTGCAACTGATCTGTTCGGACAAGCTGACGCAGTTGTTAAACATGTGCTCGAGGGACACGACCGTGGCGTAAACTGGGCAAGTTTCCATCCCACTTTACCACTCATTGTGTCAGGCGCTGACGATCGCCTTGTCAAGTTGTGGCGTATGAACGAATATAAAGCTTGGGAAGTCGACACATGCCGAGGTCACTACAACAATGTTTCGTGTGTATTGTTCCATCCTAGGCAAGACGTAATACTTTCGAACGGAGAAGATCGTAGCATTCGAGTATGGGATATGACAAAGCGGCAATGCTTGTACACTTTCCGACGTGACGGTGAACGCTTTTGGATTCTCACTGCTCATCCCACATTAAATCTGTTTGCTGCTGGCCATGATGGCG gCATGTTGGTATTCAAATTGGAACGTGAACGTCCAGCCTACGCCGTTCATGGTAACTTACTTTATTATGTGAAGGACCGTTTCCTGCGCAAACTTGATTTCACAACCACCAAAGACACCGTTGTAATGCAATTACGTGGGGGTGCTAAATCACCAGTACACAGCATGTCTTATAACCCTGCACTGAATGCCGTGCTCATTTGCACACGCACCAACAATCTTGAAAATAGCACCTACGATTTATATCAAATACCTAAAGATTCTGAATCTCAGAATGAGACCGAATCAAAACGTTCATCTGGCATCACCGCTATTTGGGTAGCGCGCAATCGTTTCGCTGTACTCGATCGCAATCAACAGTTGGTAATTAAGAACTTCAAAAATGAAGTTACTAAAAAAATCCCAACTTTCTGTGAAGAGATATTTTACGCTGGTACAGGCATGTTATTGATACGTGACCCGGAATATGTTACGCTCTATGAAGTACAACGCTTAGTATCTGTTGGCTGCATAAAATTGGCTAAGTGTCGTTATGTTGTGTGGTCAGCTGACATGTCATTGGTTGCGTTGCTCTGCAAACACTCTGTGACTATTTGCGACCGTCGTTTGCAATATTTGTGCACAATTCAGGAGAATTGTCGCGTCAAGTCTGGCGCTTGGGATGATTCGGGTGTATTTATTTACACCACAAGCAATCACATAAAATACGCCATTACCAACGGCGATCATGGTATTATTCGCACCCTCGACTTGCCTATATATTTGACACGTGTTAAAGGCAATCAGGTGTTCTGTCTGGATCGCGAGTGCCGCACACGTGTACTACACATCGATTCAACAGAGTACAAATTCAAGTTGGCGCTCATTAATCGTAAATACGACGAAGTTTTGCATATGGTTCGCAATGCACGACTAGTGGGTCAGAGCATTATTGCCTATCTGCAGCAAAAGGGATACCCCGAAGTTGCGCTACATTTCGTAAAAGATGAGAAAACACGTTTCGGGCTGGCTTTAGAATGTGGTAATATCGAAATCGCTTTGGAAGCTGCCAAAGCACTAGACGACAAAGACTGCTGGGATCGTCTAGGTCAAGCTGCATTGCTGCAG gGAAATCATCAAGTTGTCGAAATGTGCTACCAACGCACAAAGAACTTTGATAAGCTCAGCTTCCTTTATCTAATCACGGGTAATCTAGAAAAGCTTAAGAAAATGAATAAGATCGCTGAAATCCGCAAGGATGTGTCAGCTCAATACCAGGGTGCCCTGCTGTTAGGCGATGTTAAGGAACGCGTAAGCATACTGAAAAATTGTGGGCAACTATCATTGGCCTACCTTACGGCAGCAACTCACGGTTTGCAAGAACAAGCAGAGCAGTTGGAAAATGTTATCACACAGGAAGGCAAtgagttgcctgttgtcaatcCAAATGCAACATTATTACAGCCACCGGTGCCCATACAGCAAGTAGAAAGCAACTGGCCATTGTTGACCGTCTCAAAGGGCTTCTTTGAGGGTGCAATGATAACGCGCGCTGGTACCAGTGCTACAGCTAGGCAAGCGCTTAACGCCAATGCCGACGCCGCTGTGTTGGATGATGTTGGCGCAGGTGACGGCTGGGGCGCTGACGCTGATTTGGGTCTCGGCGACGATGGCGATGATGAAATGCATGATGCTTTAGATGAACCTGGCACTGAGGGCGTGGGCGATGAGGGCGCCGGCTGGGATGTGGGCGATGATGATTTGGTGGTACCCGAAGAACTTGCATCGAAAATTAAAGCCTCAGCTTTGGATAACGGTTTTTATGCTGCACCAAATAAAGGACTTTCGGCCGCACAACATTGGGCTAACCATTCACCACTTGTATTGGACCACGTTAAGTCTGGTTCATTTGAATCGGCATTCCGCTTACTAAACGACCAATTAGGTGTTATTAACTTCAAGCCATTCAAAACCCTCTTTCTGCAGAATTACACATGTGCACGCACCAGTTTTACAGCTATGCCTAATTTGCAGTCATTAACCGCATATCCACTGCGTAACAGCGGCGAAACCAATCCCAAGAATCAACGTCCAGCTTTGGGTGTAAAACTAAATGATTTGGTTCAGCGTCTGCAGGCCGGTTACCAATTAACTACAGGCGGCAAATTTACCGAAGCTATCGAGAAATTCCATTCCATATTGCTGCACATCCCTCTGTTGGTGGTGGAAACAAAGCAAGATATTGCAGAaactcagcaattgttgaaaATCTGTTCTGAATACATACTCGGTTTAAAGATGGAGACCGAACGTAAGGGTATGCCAAAATCTACATTAGAGGAGCAGAAGCGACTTTGCGAAATGGCGGCTTACTTTACGCACTGCAAACTACAACCTGTCCACCAGATTCTTACGTTGCGCACAGCATTAAATATGTTCTTTAAACTCAAGAACTATAAGACCG